One Rosa chinensis cultivar Old Blush chromosome 3, RchiOBHm-V2, whole genome shotgun sequence DNA window includes the following coding sequences:
- the LOC112194863 gene encoding nuclear transcription factor Y subunit B-4 codes for MVDHEEEQDRLLPIANVGRIMKQILPQRAKVSKEAKQRMQECATEFLSFVTGEASDKCHKENRKTVNGDDICWALSALGFDNYAEATTRYLHKFREAERERLAANQSNVNINTSSSSPLEIREEDQPIYLSGTQTPNLEFRILEKGDNSFAKQS; via the coding sequence ATGGTTGATCATGAGGAAGAACAAGATCGGTTGCTGCCAATTGCAAACGTGGGGAGGATCATGAAGCAAATTCTTCCCCAAAGAGCAAAAGTCTCCAAGGAAGCTAAGCAAAGGATGCAAGAGTGTGCAACTGAGTTCCTAAGTTTTGTGACAGGCGAGGCTTCTGACAAGTGTCACAAAGAGAATCGAAAGACAGTGAACGGGGACGACATCTGTTGGGCTCTGAGTGCTCTAGGATTTGACAACTACGCTGAGGCCACAACAAGGTACTTGCATAAGTTTAGGgaagctgagagagagagattagctGCTAACCAAAGCAATGTTAATATTAATACTAGCTCATCCAGCCCATTAGAGATCAGAGAAGAAGATCAGCCAATCTATTTAAGTGGAACTCAGACTCCAAATCTGGAGTTTAGGATTCT
- the LOC112191712 gene encoding probable methyltransferase At1g29790 has translation MRRSCLPKCRFGRIMGWLQILLGGLVIIVSISSLFKFYSAGFFLRNEDICRHVYGVRDEYGGFDIKALSDRVGEVLNKLDSLQEKLESAVQQMEKNKDVLHTTNITKLEFKKYLEEQVIRPLYSAHISLRLIRLPNPEGIRNSTMKEEPLINTFVIEEIKKYITPKESRIGKINIYGTERIYNTIGHACVLYKKELEEYMNYDIGSYCNDDWNLAQKLMFNGCDPLPRRRCLTRASKVYQKPYPINESLWKLPDDRNVRWSNYQCRNFQCLMSNNSKRGYSKCVGCFEMEKEKLKWMITNKLLPVDFLISEILAIKPGEIRIGLDFGVGTGTYAARMRENNVTVVSTALNLGAPFNEMIALRGLVPLYVTLNQRLPFFDNIMDLIHTAGFLDGWIDLQLLDFILFDWDRILRPGGLLWIDRFFCNKKDLDDFMYMFLQLRYKKHKWVISPKSKDEVYFSAVLEKPPRAI, from the coding sequence ATGAGGAGGTCGTGCCTTCCCAAATGCAGATTTGGTAGGATAATGGGATGGCTCCAGATCTTATTGGGAGGGCTTGTTATAATTGTCAGCATATCCAGCCTCTTCAAGTTCTACTCTGCTGGATTTTTCTTGCGCAATGAAGACATATGCCGACATGTTTATGGGGTCAGAGATGAATATGGGGGCTTCGACATAAAAGCTCTGTCTGATCGAGTGGGGGAAGTGCTAAACAAATTGGATAGTTTACAAGAAAAGCTTGAGTCAGCTGTGCAGCAAATGGAGAAGAACAAAGATGTCTTGCATACAACTAATATCACAAAACTGGAGTTCAAGAAGTATCTGGAGGAGCAAGTAATCAGGCCTCTTTATAGTGCTCACATTTCTCTGAGACTGATTCGGTTACCTAACCCAGAAGGTATTAGAAACTCAACAATGAAAGAGGAACCTTTGATTAATACTTTTGTGATTGAAGAGATAAAGAAGTATATAACCCCAAAGGAGAGTAGAATTGGGAAGATTAATATATATGGTACAGAGAGGATATACAATACGATAGGACATGCTTGTGTGTTGTACAAGAAAGAGTTGGAAGAGTACATGAACTATGACATCGGGTCTTATTGTAACGATGATTGGAACTTGGCTCAGAAGCTGATGTTTAATGGTTGTGATCCTTTGCCGCGGAGGCGATGTTTGACAAGGGCCTCAAAGGTCTATCAGAAGCCTTATCCGATCAATGAGTCTCTGTGGAAATTGCCGGATGACAGAAATGTGCGGTGGAGCAATTATCAGTGCAGGAACTTTCAGTGCTTGATGAGCAATAATTCCAAGAGGGGCTATTCAAAGTGCGTAGGATGTTTtgaaatggagaaggaaaagcTTAAATGGATGATTACCAATAAATTGCTACCAGTTGATTTCCTGATCAGTGAAATTTTGGCTATTAAACCTGGGGAGATAAGAATTGGTCTTGACTTTGGTGTTGGCACAGGAACTTATGCTGCAAGAATGAGAGAAAATAATGTTACGGTAGTCTCTACTGCTCTTAACCTTGGGGCTCCTTTCAATGAAATGATTGCATTAAGAGGTTTGGTTCCGCTGTATGTAACATTGAATCAGCGTCTACCTTTCTTTGATAATATAATGGACTTGATTCATACCGCTGGGTTTCTGGATGGCTGGATTGACCTGCAGTTGCTGGATTTCATCCTGTTTGATTGGGACCGAATTCTGAGGCCCGGCGGATTGTTATGGATTGACCGGTTCTTCTGCAATAAAAAGGATTTGGATGATTTCATGTATATGTTTCTGCAGTTGAGATACAAGAAACACAAGTGGGTTATTTCTCCCAAATCAAAGGATGAGGTCTACTTTTCTGCAGTGTTAGAGAAACCTCCAAGAGCAATCTGA